AATGCTCTTGAGGTGATCCACAGCTTTCACCCCCGTGAAAAGGTGCATGCCTCCTTCCTACAAAGTAACAGACCCAACCTCCAGGCAGGGACACAATTGCGTATTCCATCCCCTCTTCTAGTGTAGGGCTGGGAAGAAATGTCATTAAAGATACCCTGAGCATCTAGTGGtaaggaaaggaggaggaagcaaCAAGAgccaaatcaaatcaaatcaaattgGACCCAACTGAATTGAATCAAATAGCTGAGTTGTAAGGGatgatcattgagtccagctgcCTGACTACTTCAGGGCTGACCAAAATAAAAAGTATGGTATTAAGGGCCTTGTCCAAATGTCTTTAAACACTCACAGGCTTGAGAGATTGACCACCTCTCTCAGGAGCCTATTCCAGGGTTTGCTCACCCACTGGATTAAGAAGTGCTACCTCACGTGAAGTCTGAACCTCTTCTGAGGGGCACAGCTTTGAGCCATTCCCACATGACCTGGCACTGGGTCCCAGGGAAAAGAGGGACCTTTTCTCCTTCCTTGACTCAGAAAGCTGTACAGACCAGCAAGGTTGCCCCTCAGCCTCCTTCTCTCCAAACAATAAAACACcagtgccctgagctgctcctcacaggacaccctgccagccccttccaCAGCTTTGCTGCCTTCCTCTGGATTCATTCCCGGACCTTCACATCCTTTTGAAATTGTAGGACCCAGAAGTACACACAACACTCAGGGTGAGGCCACCCCAACACCAAGTGCAGCAGGATAATCCCTTCTCTGAAGTGGCTGGTGAAGCTGTCCTTGATCCATGCCAGGACATGGTTTGCCCCCTCGGCTGCCCGGGCACACACGGCTGACTCTGCTGAGCCTCCTGCCAGCCAGCACGCCCAGACtcttcctgcagggctgctctccagccactcctcATCCCATTTAGACTTTTGCCTGCCATTACTCCTTCCTATGTGCAGAACCTGGCATTTATCCTTGTTCCATTTCATGTAACTGGTGATTGCTCAAATACTGCAGGCTACCTGGATCCCTCTGCAAGGCCTTTTGTCCCTTGGGAATGCCAACAGTACCTCCCAGTTTAGAATCATCAGCGAACTTGCTCATGGTGCATTCAATTTCTGCATCCAGATCCCCAAGAAATATATAGAACAGAACCAGCCTGAGGAACACCACTGGTGACCAGTCACCAGCCAGATGCCCTTCGGCCAGATCTTCACCCAGTGCACCATGAACTCACTCATCCCACAGCTGGAAAATATGTCCCAAAGGATGCTGTGAGGTGCAGCACCAAGAGCCTtacaaaaacccagaaaaacacatCCACTGCATTCCCACCCTGGCAGGTGACCTTATTACAGGACACTAAATCATTTAAactggactttttttttaatgcacctGCATTGACTATGACTGATGATTGCAGTGTTAAGTGGAGTAATAGGACAAGTCTAaagttttaaatgaaaagagagtagatttagattagatacgaggaagaaattgttctctcagggtggtgaggcactggcacaggttgcccagagaagcttgtccaagatgccccatccctggaagcgttcaaggtcaggttggacagggctctgagcaacctggtccagcgaaagatgtccctgcccatgcaaGGGGCTTGGgtctagatgatctttaaggtctcttccaacccaaaccattctgtggttctgctgTATTGTAGGGCAACCTCCCTCCCCTGTGTTGATTTTCTTTACCTCCCCATTAACTACTGGAAttaaattttctgtatttctggtAGAATTCTCTTTTACTACCTTGTTCATTGTAATGTCTTTGAAGCTTGCAGCCTTCTGACTTTATGCACTCTTGCTATTATTTTTTATGTGCTTTGAGTCAGAAAGTTTATTCTCTTTTTATATGATTCCCTATTCATTTTCAGATCTTAATTTCTGAAACATTCTTCCCCGCTGctctttctctgcttttcaagTTGTTAATACATTTTCTAAGTCACAATGTTTTGCCTGATTTTACCCAATGGATGAGCagttctcaattttttttctgatgcagCTCCCCTTGCACAactataaatttattttctttcagggTTGTAACTTTATTGGCCATCATTGGGATCTTTTTCGTAGAAAGTGTTCCCCCATTAGACTGGTCCTCTAGAGAAGACCCTGTCCTCGTCTCTGTGTGATGAAGCTGAACACTACTGTCATTATTTTGCttccctcttccttccttctaTCAGAATAACAAGTACCATCACTTAGTGTTAACTTTTATACAggtcactaaaaaaaaaaaaaaaaagtaatattgCAATATAGAAACCATAATTTTATTGGAAATAATCAACACAACTGCAAGAAGTTTTAACTCAGTGCTCCAATAGGTATATTTTATCGTTACAAAACTGCTTTCTGGTTGAATGTCCCTCAACTGCAGCAGCTTAAAAGCTGCCTAACAGCATGTCAGTAATGGCAGTTTTTCTTACATACTTTGTGCTAGCAAACCTGCTCACATGTGGCAAATCTATTCGTTTGAATGAGGAAGTGGTAAACATGTACAAAATGAATCTTTCAGTAGCTATggcagtctttttttttttttgtgattggCAGCCTTCATTTCGAAGAGATGGCTTTTTCACTTCATTTCCTTTTACCAGTAGGCTGAGTTAAAGTTTTGTCATCATCCTCATCCAGTTCATTCACCTCTTCCTGTAATTCATCCTGCAGCTCATAGTCTGAGGCTGATTCAGAGTTATCATCCCAGTAATCAGCTTCATATCTGTCCAGCAAGTGTTTCTGGGGCATAACGTCATCATCATCAGGAGGATtccttgcttttttctttttcattttcttttgaatcttagaaagctgctgctgctgcttctctgtccAGACAAAGCTTTGTGTATGTCTTGacactttcatttttttataGTCCATTATCTGTTTATTCAGCAGTTCATGATCAACACCAAACAGATTAGGCCGCATGGGTGAATCTGAAGATTGAGTTGTTGAAGGGAAGAGTTTActgtgggaaagaaaacaaGTATTGGCTTGGGTTTTCCCCCacatatatttctatttttgacAACTTGAGTAACACAGAAATAAACTGGACTTTTCAGTTTAACTTTATTAACACCCTGTGTCCCCTTTGTTATGAAGGAAGAGATACCACCATATCATGTATCCAAGGACAGGTTGTGTCAACAGATTTAATGGGAGAAAGCCAATAAAGCAACAAGATGCCAGATAAAACTGCCAGTCTCTGAGAAAAAATGTACCTAGGTCAGCACTGTATCTGGGACATCCAAGGAGCTCAAGACTTCTCCCAGCTCTTCCAAGAAATGAGAAGCAGCAGCCTCTGTCTAAAACACATCACAGCGATGTGACACCTTAGGCTGGACTTGACGATTTCCCCAAGACACAGAGGAAGATTTCCCTTTGGGAAATCTGTCACAGGAATGACTTCCCACAGGAAGCGATTTCTGAATCACACCTGATGGACCATCCTGTGAGATGCTGAGGCACAGAAGGCATTTCTATCAACAGACTACAGCACACAGGTGCAAAGGCTGTTGGCTTTGAGAGCATCCAGAGCACAGAACCCCTATTCCAATCAGTTGTTCAGCTCTATCTCTCAATGATTAAAAATCCCTCACAGAAGAATGTTAAATCAATTCAGGGAGATTTATCAGTAAACTTGCAATCCATATATAATAAACCAAACTTGTATCAGAACAAAGTGGACAAGTAGAGCAGTACTGGTAAATGCCATTTTCATCATCATGAGACAATTGCCAGCAAAAACAAACATTATTACTGTagagcatttttaaaattttgattatCATCAACACATCAAGTCTTGAAATCTCAGAAGTTCTACATATATTTTGCTCATAAAAACCAAGATATTAATACCAGAACAAGTATCAGGTCTGCGAGTAACAATGTACAGACCTAATTAAAATATGTCAAATAATACCCAATTGAAGTTGGCCAGCAGAGATGAAAACAGACACTCGTACAATTCTGAACCACAAAGACCCACCTTAAATCATTTTGAGATGATGCTTCTTCTTCTGGAGGTCCAAAATCAGCAATTGCCAGTAAGTCCTCCACCTGTAAACACATGAAGGCCACACATATTTAAATCTACTTTGTTTAAATCTACACTGTTTAAATCTACTTTGTTCCCATCTATATAAGAAACAGACAAATATCCAACAAACAATTCTATGTTTGGCCTATTTAGGAAAACCACTTTAAAacagccttttccttcttttacaTGGAATTGCTTATATTTGTTTCCTGCGATATTTTTGTCAAATAGTGGATCCAGAAACTCCTACAAAGTTTTTTTGCCTTATGTGCATTAATCCCTTGGCTAGCGATTCTTTAACATATAccttttttggtttatttcttCTTACCTCAGTCTTGCAAATCCTTTTCCATAACATCCTAccattgagatttttttcaccTCTTCTCCCTTTCTGCAAGTTTGCATTTCTCTTACAGGCAACTATGGAGGTCCCAAATCCCTTTTAACATGGCATCTAAACAGTAAATGCTACAAATTATTAATGCATTATTATATGCTGTGCTCACAGACTATATGTAATCGTGAAAAATTTCTCTTGTTTGAAAtttcttttcagcttttctttacattttctttACATTCCCTTCTAATTCATTGAATTATTCTAGGAGTTTAATtggatattttttccctttacttACAATACTTAAAAACCAAGTTCAGCGTGTTATTTGAATCTGGGATTGACAAATCTGATGAACTGTGAAGTGGGAGAAAATGATCCATCTGTCTGCTCCCCAGTGTCATTCCCTGACAGATGTGATATAAAGAGGGTTTTTACTTATCTTCTGTGAAACTCAGAACTTTTCTGATCACAGAAAGTTCAAGCAGTTAATTGCATTTCTAGAGAATCTGAAATTCTTTTTATCCCTTCCACCTCTGCTCATGCACACTGCAGGAGCCCACAAGGGTCTAACAGTAGGTGGCTGCAACAGTAACACTATTATAAATAATAAGGCACTTCAGGGCACAGAAACATGAACCTGTTCTTTTCAACTTCTGTTCACATCAACAGTTTGAGGAGACATTTCTCATCAAATTCTACTCACTGGTGTCATCCTTCTCTCCTGGAAATCTCACTATGTTAGAGATCTCGCTTCACAGTCCAATGATAGCAAATTCCCAGGAAACATCAGTATTCTAGTATTATGTCAACTACTTAGAGCTATCAACACCTTGAcaaaaatcataaaatagtaaaggcaattttaaaagttaaggaaaaaaatgtagtaTGAATAAGCCTACATCCCCTGTGCAAAGATTTCCACATCCCTACAAACATTTTAACAATTCACAGATGGAAAAAgatatgggggaaaaataaaaattaaaaaatcactgGTTTTTCAATTGAATCTTAAAAGCACATAACATTTAAAATGTGGAAAACAGCTCCTCCAACCTCATATCCATAATCATATACACCAGGCAGCCCTATATTATTCCTTAAAATGgtaatttaattctttaaaaattcttcactgGCCTAATGATACTGCCTACAATTcttctatatattatataggcATCAGTCTTACTCAagattatttattaaaatggtTTTTGCAACCATAAAGAAAGAccgatttttaatgaaaattggTAGAGCAACTAAGTTATCAGCTCTCTGCTAAGCCTATATTTGTACACTGAGTCAAAGATTAGATTTACCTCTTTTACAGCTGCAGcttctttgtcttttataaaTACTACTGGGGGTACATTTCCTACAATCTGCTGACTCTTCAGAAGATACCTGGCAAAAACACAGCATTCACCAGCATGAGTATCAGTATATCATCTGCAGGACAAGTAAAAGGTGTTAAATTAAATCCAGCAGTACTGAACATTTAAAGATATGGCTTGCAAAACTTTCAGTCTGATAAGGAGCTATCCAGGTTGATGCTAAGCAATACATTACTGCAGAACCCCAACTTCGAATGCATGGCATACAAAAACTACTGGCTGCAGGTCCAGCTGAGTATTGATGATATTAGGTTTGTCCATATCTGTGTACATAGTCTGACACAGGTCTTTCCCCACTTCATTTGGTATCCTTATCCCCTCTGTAGGGATAAGAGCAGTGGGGAATACAGCCCTCACAGCAGGGCAAGACAACTACATGCTAGCTGCAGGAAGGATTGACAGGGGTCCCCTTCTCTTCTTCCCAGAAGCAACTTTCCTTCTTAAAGAGTGGAAGCTGTGGAGTAGAAGAGAGCAttgtgctggagcaggaattgcaCAGCTTATGGAAAcagggagaa
This genomic window from Zonotrichia albicollis isolate bZonAlb1 chromosome 1, bZonAlb1.hap1, whole genome shotgun sequence contains:
- the RBFA gene encoding putative ribosome-binding factor A, mitochondrial isoform X2, which produces MWGARVAVVPRCCRALRSSAALGGSRNLLRKMLRKNKKKYWYDSPTLGSQTLYKPTKLDFLKKNDLTKTRKEDNVRCRVLNGLIHKAVLEMATTCEVSQEFYDLKLEICKVSLSSNFSACRVYWNPASTVEKDSYVESVLRKSAPRIRYLLKSQQIVGNVPPVVFIKDKEAAAVKEVEDLLAIADFGPPEEEASSQNDLSKLFPSTTQSSDSPMRPNLFGVDHELLNKQIMDYKKMKVSRHTQSFVWTEKQQQQLSKIQKKMKKKKARNPPDDDDVMPQKHLLDRYEADYWDDNSESASDYELQDELQEEVNELDEDDDKTLTQPTGKRK